A part of Curtobacterium sp. MCLR17_036 genomic DNA contains:
- the dnaN gene encoding DNA polymerase III subunit beta: protein MKFEVNRDVFSEAVSFAVKLLPQRTTLPILSGVLIHADGDRLTLSSFDYEVSAQTSITAQIDDPGTVLVSGRLLNDIASRLPNAPVTFTTEDSKISVACGSAHFTLLSMPVEEYPTLPEIGPQTGVIPGDAFSEAVSQVAVAASRDDVTPVITGVQLEVGDNDLSLIATDRYRVAVRTIAWDSGRVGSDPLHALVPARTLQEVGRTFGSASTVSVSISGSSDRELIAFHADDKTVTSLLIKGNYPPVRRLFPETVNDHAVINTAELVEAVRRVSLVLEREAALRFSFSVDGLTLEAIGSEQAQASESISALLTGEETVVSLKPAFLLDGLNAVHSEFVRISFTKTENPNKPGPVLITGQTSQEAAATDGYRYLLQPNLLLR, encoded by the coding sequence CGATCCTGTCGGGTGTCCTCATCCACGCGGACGGCGACCGGCTCACGCTCTCGTCGTTCGACTACGAGGTCTCGGCGCAGACCTCGATCACGGCGCAGATCGACGACCCGGGCACGGTCCTGGTCTCGGGTCGCCTGCTGAACGACATCGCGAGCCGCCTGCCGAACGCCCCGGTGACGTTCACCACCGAGGACTCGAAGATCTCGGTCGCCTGCGGCTCCGCGCACTTCACGCTCCTGTCCATGCCGGTCGAGGAGTACCCGACCCTGCCGGAGATCGGTCCGCAGACCGGCGTGATCCCCGGCGACGCGTTCTCCGAGGCCGTCTCTCAGGTGGCCGTGGCCGCGAGCCGCGACGACGTCACCCCCGTCATCACCGGTGTGCAGCTCGAGGTCGGCGACAACGACCTGTCGCTCATCGCGACCGACCGCTACCGCGTCGCGGTCCGCACGATCGCCTGGGACTCCGGCCGCGTCGGGTCCGACCCGCTGCACGCACTGGTCCCGGCGCGCACCCTGCAGGAGGTCGGCCGCACCTTCGGCTCGGCGTCCACCGTGTCGGTGTCGATCTCGGGCAGTTCCGACCGCGAGCTCATCGCGTTCCACGCCGACGACAAGACCGTGACGTCGCTGCTCATCAAGGGCAACTACCCGCCGGTCCGCCGGCTCTTCCCCGAGACCGTCAACGACCACGCGGTGATCAACACCGCGGAACTGGTCGAGGCCGTCCGACGGGTCTCCCTCGTCCTGGAGCGCGAAGCCGCCCTCCGGTTCTCCTTCTCGGTCGACGGGCTCACGCTCGAGGCGATCGGATCCGAACAAGCGCAGGCGTCAGAGTCGATCAGTGCGTTGCTGACCGGAGAGGAAACGGTGGTCTCGTTGAAGCCCGCCTTCCTCCTGGACGGGCTGAACGCGGTGCACTCCGAGTTCGTCCGCATCTCCTTCACCAAGACGGAGAACCCCAACAAGCCGGGCCCGGTGCTCATCACCGGCCAGACTTCGCAAGAGGCCGCAGCGACCGACGGTTACCGGTACCTGCTGCAGCCCAATCTCCTGCTGCGGTAA